The following are encoded in a window of Sminthopsis crassicaudata isolate SCR6 chromosome 3, ASM4859323v1, whole genome shotgun sequence genomic DNA:
- the C3HXorf58 gene encoding uncharacterized protein CXorf58 homolog isoform X3, with protein sequence MDKMMFQLLKHTICAAENCVTHEILKKVCPLEAALVRDPSVPCKVRFRFGGKNFPPFIVFKIFLHTGGHGNKYFSGKNTLRPSSEAVVDACKLMGNRKYYDQIIQDQLQFQKYKVADEIDVVTMKDYMHFTSFLDETPAYLGGKSNCWRRLSLQNFPKTMIMYDIMDYATSGTLSDRLQKELKYLLQKPKSEEMQHDQLRIISQIRTSPSSSSVSVSSLQQYYQQLVKPKHSGRRSKQARMKIAKMRRTFKKEKEKKMEEPNMQKRNEKNQHQIVIITPSYEILGINSPPSDDELEQEAKELFTWTRDLCLDNS encoded by the exons ATGGATAAAATGATGTTTCAACTCTTAAAACACACAATTTGTGCAGCG GAAAATTGTGTAACACATGAAATACTGAAGAAAGTGTGTCCCTTAGAGGCTGCTCTTGTAAGAGATCCTAGTGTGCCATGTAAAGTTAGATTCAG ATTTGGTGGCAAGAACTTTCCaccttttattgtatttaaaatttttcttcacaCTGGAGGCCATGGAAACAAGTATTTCAGTGGAAAAAATACATTGAGGCCATCAAGTGAG GCAGTGGTTGATGCTTGCAAACTAATGGGAAATCGGAAATACTATGACCAAATAATTCAGGACCAACTTCAATTCCAAAAGTACAAAGTTGCTGATGAAATTGATGTTGTTACTATGAAGGATTATATGCAT TTTACCAGTTTTCTAGATGAAACCCCAGCATATCTTGGTGGCAAAAGTAACTGCTGGAGAAGGCTAAGCCTGCAAAACTTCCCAAAGACAATGATAATGTATGACATAATGGATTATGCAACATCTGGAACACTCTCAGATCGTCTGCAAAAAGAATTGAAGTATCTATTGCAAAAACCAAAATCTGAAGAGATGCAACATGACCAGCTCCGGATTATTTCTCAAATTAG GACTTCTCCTTCATCCTCTTCTGTAAGTGTCTCCTCTTTACAACAATATTATCAACAACTAGTAAAGCCCAAGCATTCAGGCCGTCGCTCAAAGCAAGCACGAATGAAGATTGCAAAAATGAGAAGAACttttaagaaggaaaaggagaaaaaaatggaa GAAccaaatatgcaaaaaagaaatgaaaaaaatcagcatCAAATCGTTATCATTACTCCATCTTATGAAATTTTGGGAATTAACTCACCTCCTTCTGATGATGAGTTGGAGCAAGAAGCAAAGGAATTATTTACTTGGACCAGAGATCTATGTCTTGATAACTCAtag
- the C3HXorf58 gene encoding uncharacterized protein CXorf58 homolog isoform X2: MASVELQGGQEELQELSERIEKAHAAQVIQRAWCSHMDKMMFQLLKHTICAAENCVTHEILKKVCPLEAALVRDPSVPCKVRFRFGGKNFPPFIVFKIFLHTGGHGNKYFSGKNTLRPSSEAVVDACKLMGNRKYYDQIIQDQLQFQKYKVADEIDVVTMKDYMHFTSFLDETPAYLGGKSNCWRRLSLQNFPKTMIMYDIMDYATSGTLSDRLQKELKYLLQKPKSEEMQHDQLRIISQIRTSPSSSSVSVSSLQQYYQQLVKPKHSGRRSKQARMKIAKMRRTFKKEKEKKMEEPNMQKRNEKNQHQIVIITPSYEILGINSPPSDDELEQEAKELFTWTRDLCLDNS, translated from the exons ATGGCATCTGTTGAGCTTCAGGGTGGTCAAGAGGAGCTTCAAGAGCTCTCTGAAAG aATTGAAAAAGCCCATGCTGCTCAAGTGATCCAGAGAGCTTGGTGTTCTCATATGGATAAAATGATGTTTCAACTCTTAAAACACACAATTTGTGCAGCG GAAAATTGTGTAACACATGAAATACTGAAGAAAGTGTGTCCCTTAGAGGCTGCTCTTGTAAGAGATCCTAGTGTGCCATGTAAAGTTAGATTCAG ATTTGGTGGCAAGAACTTTCCaccttttattgtatttaaaatttttcttcacaCTGGAGGCCATGGAAACAAGTATTTCAGTGGAAAAAATACATTGAGGCCATCAAGTGAG GCAGTGGTTGATGCTTGCAAACTAATGGGAAATCGGAAATACTATGACCAAATAATTCAGGACCAACTTCAATTCCAAAAGTACAAAGTTGCTGATGAAATTGATGTTGTTACTATGAAGGATTATATGCAT TTTACCAGTTTTCTAGATGAAACCCCAGCATATCTTGGTGGCAAAAGTAACTGCTGGAGAAGGCTAAGCCTGCAAAACTTCCCAAAGACAATGATAATGTATGACATAATGGATTATGCAACATCTGGAACACTCTCAGATCGTCTGCAAAAAGAATTGAAGTATCTATTGCAAAAACCAAAATCTGAAGAGATGCAACATGACCAGCTCCGGATTATTTCTCAAATTAG GACTTCTCCTTCATCCTCTTCTGTAAGTGTCTCCTCTTTACAACAATATTATCAACAACTAGTAAAGCCCAAGCATTCAGGCCGTCGCTCAAAGCAAGCACGAATGAAGATTGCAAAAATGAGAAGAACttttaagaaggaaaaggagaaaaaaatggaa GAAccaaatatgcaaaaaagaaatgaaaaaaatcagcatCAAATCGTTATCATTACTCCATCTTATGAAATTTTGGGAATTAACTCACCTCCTTCTGATGATGAGTTGGAGCAAGAAGCAAAGGAATTATTTACTTGGACCAGAGATCTATGTCTTGATAACTCAtag